The genomic window GGCTGCCTGAAACTTCTCTGCCAGCTCGGCGTATTTTTTACAGGCTTCGGCCAGCCCCTGGAGTTCTACGGATTCCGCTTCCACATAGCGCAGATACTTGGCCAGATTTTCTTTGGCATCGGCATAAACTGCCAGCACATATGTGAGGCCAAATTCGTTGAAGTCCCCTCTTTTCAGTGTTGCCAGCAACGCCTCATAACCCTTTTTGCCGCTCTCGTAGTCAGGGCTTGTATGCTGTTCCTTGTTCCACTCCCCGACGGCGAACTCCAATGAGTCCCGGAAGGTCTTTTCTGGATCCACCTCTACCCGCCCGCCAAAGGTCTGATAGAACATAATCGGCACTTCCGAGATGCCAAAATTGCTGTATTTCACTGGATCGGCATTATCATCACAATCCTTGACAAACAATACCTGCTCTTCATCATCATAACCATAGATCAATCCGAACTCCAACAGACCCGTAGGCGCCCAGGCCACAACCGGCACGCCTTTGTCGATGGACTCCTTAATCCGCTCTATCGCCTCTGCCTGCACTTGCCTAAAGGTGTTGAGTCGGGGGTCGCGATAAACTTGTGAACACTGGGAGTGAACGCCAATCCGGTCCAAGGCGGCGAAGTGCTCGTTGGGCCAGTCATACACAGTTACAGAACTGGGACAGACCGTCTTGTGGATGATGAAGTGGAAACCGATGCCGGTCATCCCCATCAACTGATAAGTTTCTCCGCTCCACCAACCGGCGCGCCGGAGCGCTCCTTCTACGGCGCCGATGTACATCGTCCAGGTCATACCCATGTTGACATCACTGAGAATCTGCTTAGACAAAATATCTTCCTCCTTGCGGTTGTTACTTCGATTATAGCGCTCCCGGTCTGCCATATGATGTCCTACCTCTGCGAAAATTTGATTAGCCGTCAAAATCGCCTGTAGTCGTTGATGAAGGTTGCGACGCAGCCAACTTGGGGATTGAATCTGGAACCAACCCCTTACCCCCAAAAGGGCGCCAAGAAGTTCTGTCGACGTTTGAAACTCTATTTTCAGGGTCCGCTGGGCAATTCGCTCCGTTTGCAATCCAGGCAACGCAAGGGGCGGCCATTGAAATTCCACCACTGCATGAAATGGTTCACGGTCAAACTTAAAGTCACCTGTGTACGCGTTGGAATCAAAATCCGGTTTAACTTGAAAGCGCTCGCCGGTAGGCACCACTTCCCGGACACGCTCCAAACGGAAAGTTCGAAAATCCTCTCTAAGCTCACAATAACCGACCACATATGCTGTTGCCTTGCTGGAAAAAATTTTGTACGGACAAAACACGCGAGTACTGCGGTGATTACCGGCGTTAACATATATAAGTTTTACTTTGGTTTGTGAGTGTTGCGCCTGTTTGAGTGCTTTAAAGACGGCTGTTTCGTTTGCGCAGGAATCGATAATATCTATATCATTGTCCTCAGAAACAGGGGCTTCACCGGCCAGGCGGGAGAACAACTCCGCTAGCCTCCGGGCCTGGGCCCCTTCCCGGTTACGGTATTGAAAAGCGAGATAGCCCAGGGTATCCCTTGTTTCCTCGGGAATAAATTGGGCTGGCAGGGCAAAGGGTTCGCCCTGGTAGTAATAGCCGTTATGCTTGGCGCTGTACGCCACTGGCGCCCCCAGCGAATAACGTAAATACTCCACATCCCGGGACGCTTGGCGCAGGGAGATTTCAAACTGCTGTGCAATCTGCCGGCAGTTGGGATAGCGCTCATTGCGAATCTGGTTGTCTATCCAGGTTATCCGGTGCAAATTGCTCATTATGCTCCCCCCTCGTTATGTACGAATAACATTTGGGCCGGCCGCCTTAGCAAGACGGTTCATAATTGTCCGACCCAGGTCTTCATCTTCCACGCCCTCCACGAACACAAGTTCAAAGCCCTGATGGTCGGCCTTGCGCAGCAAATGATAGATCCGGGAAGCGGCCTGCTGAAGGTTCTGCTTGCTCCCCAAATCCAGGATTGGAACATCACCGTATTCGGCCTGGGTCTCAGTAAATGCCATCACCGCTGTCTTAACACCTGCTTGCTGCTGACGCCTCAGTTCTTCTTGGATTCTCTCCTGAACCCTGCTGCCTGTCACCAGTACAACCTGAGCCTCCGGCGAATAGTGCTTGTATTTCAGGCCGGGCGAACGAGGGCGTTCCGGGGCCTGGACTTCCAAGTCGGGATCCAGCTCGACAGCAACATATGCCTGCAATTGTTCTACAGTAACTGCGCCGGGACGCAACACCCGAAACGGCTGGCAGGTGCAATCCAATACAGTGGACTCCACGCCCCAGCCGGTCTCCCCGCCATCGATGATGGCAGGGATTCGCCCAGCCAAATCGTGCCACACGTGACTGGCCCGGGTGGGACTGGGCTTGCCGGAGATATTGGCGCTGGGCGCCGCCACCGGCAGGTTGGCGGCGCGGAGAAATGCCAGGGCCAGCGGATGGTCCGGCATCCGCACAGCCACGGTATCCAGGCCGCCGGTCACCGAGACAGGCACAGCCGGGGTTTTCGGCAGAACCAGCGTCAGGGGACCGGGCCAAAACACTGCCGTCAACCGTTCTACAGCTCCAGGCAGTTCGGAAACCAAGTCTTGCAACTGGCGAACATCGTGTATATGCACAATCAATGGATTGTCCGAGGGGCGGCCCTTAGCCGCGTAAATTTTTGCCACTGCCGCGGCGTCCAGGGCGTTGGCTCCCAGTCCGTACACCGTTTCGGTGGGAAAGGCGACGCACTCTCCCCGTCGTATCAACTCAGCCGCAACATCTATATCTGACTCTGTCAATAATTTTGTTTCAAAATCCATATGAACACCACCCGTGTTTCTTCGGTAAAGATATTGTAAACTATTCCAGGAGCGACGGCAATTTTACTTACCGCATCCTTTAGACAGGGCCGGCACTCCCCTGTAGATTTGACAACCCTGTTTGCCAATGCTAAACTTTTATCCATACACTTTCATATGTTACCTCACTCTCAACGGGTGAGGTAGAGGCGCGAAGTCTATCAGTACCTGCGGTGAGGCCGGAAAGCCAGAGACCCGCTGCGAAAGGAGCCTTCGCCGAAGTGTCGGGAACCAAAACCCGACGCTGGACCTGTATCGAATAGGTACAGGGCTGCCGCAGCATCCTTGCCCAAGGCGCTGTGGAGCGCTATCTCGCCGTGGGCAGAAGAGAGGATCGTTGTGCTGATTTCCAGCGCCTGATTTTCTGTCAGGCGCTTTTATATTTCCCGGGCAAAACTACGAAATGGGGGAAAATTTGTGTTCAATAATTTATTCTCATCAAACGAAAAAGGCCACTTGGTTATCGGCGGCTGTGACACAGTTGAACTAGCTGCACAGTTTGGCACACCATTGTATGTATTGGATGAAAATGCAATCCGGGAGAATTGTCGGCGTTATAAGCAAAGTCTAGCCCAAAATTACCCCGATACTATGCCGGCCTTTGCCGGAAAATCCTTCCTGACCAAAGCTATGTGCAGCCTGCTGGCCCAGGAAGGCATGGCCCTGGACACTGTCTCGGGCGGAGAGATTTATACTGCTCTGCAAGCCGGGTTCCCGGCGGAAAAGATAATCTTCCACGGCAACAATAAGTCAGAAGCGGAAATAAATCTCGCCCTGGATTCGGGAGTCGGCCGCCTGGTTGTGGATAGCACAGCGGAACTGCATTTACTCAGCCAGCTGGCCACTGCCCGCGACAAAGCAGCTGCAATCTATCTCCGGGTTAACCCGGCTGTCACGCCGGATACCCACAGCTATATCCAAACCGGACAGGTGGACTCCAAATTTGGCTTTGCGATCGACGACCAAATTGACGAGGCGGTAAAGCTGGCGCTTAGTCTACCAGGCCTCAGCTTGATGGGCCTCCACTGTCATATCGGCTCCCAAATTCTCGACCTCACTCCTTTCCGCAAAATGGCTGAAGCGATGGTGGACCTGCTGAACCGTGTTCGGCAAGATGCAGGCGTACTACTGGGTGAGTTGGATCTCGGTGGCGGTTTGGGTATCCGCTATTTGCCCACTGATCAGCCGCCTGCAATTGAAGATTATGCCCAAGTGATCACTTCCGCACTGAAAGAAAGCGCCGCCAAGTATAATCTACCCCTACCCAAGCTGCTAGTCGAACCCGGCCGCTCCATCGTTGGCCCTGCAGGAATTACACTGTTCACAGTTGGTTCAGAGAAAGAAGTTACCGGCGTGCGTAAATATGTAGCAGTAGATGGCGGGATGACCACCGACCTGCGGCCCGCTCTCTATGACGCCCGCTACCATGCTTTTGTGGCCAACCGGGTCAATGAACCGGCCACTGAAAAAGTGACAATTGCCGGCAAGGCCTGTGAATCCGGCGACATACTGATTAAGGACATTGAACTGCCCAAATTACATCGGGGCGATATCCTCGCCCTCCTTGCCACCGGCGCTTACCACTATTCGATGGCCAGCAATTATAACCGCTTTGGCCGCCCGGCCGTGGTGTTTGTCCGGGATGGTGATGCCAACTTAATCGTCAACCGAGAGACGTACGCAGATTTATGCAGCAATGACCTGCTGCCGGCGCACCTGCAAACTAAATAAACCACAAGGCGGCATCAGAACTTTGATGCCGCCTCTTTATTAGCTGCTGAGAAAGACAATCGCAGTTGCCACCACCAACAATCCGCCGACAATAAACCGTGCCAGTTCTTCACTAAACTCATCGTGGTAAGTGCTCCTGCCACCAGTGCACGTGCTTATCCGCAGTCAGCAATCCGCCATGCACCTGCAGCAGATTCACGTCCGGCCGGTGATTCCCTTCAATTATTCGGCACCCATCTTCAGTTATTGCCACATCCCAAGCGATGTACGGTAGCCCTGGCACCAAGGCAGCTACCCGGGAAACAGTATCAAGCACTGTCTGCCAATTGGGCAGCACACGACCGGCAAATTCGCAGCCGGTGTCAGGATGCTCTGTGGTTGACTCCGGCAGCCCGGCCAAATGCTTGACGCTTACCACGCCGCAACCCAATTCGCCCGACTGTACATCTAAAGCGACACTCAATCCCCCCCGGCCCCAGTTGTCAACTGACCCCGATTTAGCGGTACCGACCCGCAGGACGGCGGCCCAGGGCAACGCTTGCTCGCCATCATTAAGGGTGGTAATGCGAACTGTGTTCAGGGAGTGGGGATACAGTGCGGACAACTCGGCATGCTGCTCTACCCATTCCTCAAATATATAATCTCCCTTCCCTAATGCATCTGCCAACTCCCCAGCGGTCCATGCCCTGCCGCTGCTGTCGATAAGTTTTCCGCCGATTATATCGGAAAATATCATCACCTTATTGCCACCGCTCCCAACCACCGGCTTTATTACCAAGGCGTCCACAGCGCTATTGTCAAGTGCTGCCAGAATATCTTCACCGCTGCACAACCGGGAACCGTCTATCCAACGCCCACGCCGGTGGTGGTAATTACCGTAGTAGGTGGGAGTGGGAATTTCCCGATGACCAAAAAACTGATGGAAAAACCACTTGTTGCGCAGTAAATCCCCATAATTCTCATTTACCCTGCCCAACCACCGGTAACGGTCTTTGTCACTGACATAGCCGGCAACCCGTTCCTTCAACGGACCTACTTTCTCATTAGTTTGTAGTTGTAGTAGGACTCGGGCAAAAAACCATGGCGTGTGTAGAGTACGGCCATGTCCCTCAGTTGGCGCAGCTTGCCCACCGGCGCTGTCCGTAGACAGGGAAGAATGTTGAAGTCGACCATCGCCCCCACCTCCTCTCGGAAGCAGCGGAAATGGTGTTCAAAATCGCTAAACCGGCCCACGCTCGTTCCTCCTTGTGGTGTGCTGGTCTTAGGATACCTCTTCTACAGGGGCTTCATTACAAGTATTTCCCGCCCGGGCCGGACTGTGTTAAAATGGTAACTGATGTTAAAACAAAGGAGCGGGTCAAAATTAATACCAAAAATATCGGCAGTCGTGGCGTTATATTCACCCTAGGTGACGCAAACGACGACTTGGGCGAAATTGCAATCTATCTGATTAAAGGTGAAAACCGTGTCTACCTCTGCGATACCCATCTCGGCCCAAAATCCATGGAAGTAGTTAAAGAATACCTGCGAGAAAATAATCTCGGTGAAAAGCAACTGGTTGTGTTTTTAACCCATTCCGACTGGGATCATATCTGGGGGGCCTGCGCTTTCCCCGATGCGCTTATAATCGGCCACGACTTATGTCGCAAGGGAATCCTCGACCGAGGCAAAGTTGAACTCCAGCGCTATGCTGACCACCAAAGTGGAGAAATCGTCCTGATTCCGCCGCAACTCACCTTTAGTGAGCAACTGCGTTTCCTGGACGATGAGGTTGAGTTCTACTACGCCCCCGGCCATACAGCAGACTCGGCAGTCTGCTATGACCGCAAGGACGCGGTACTATTTGTCGGAGATTTGGTCGAAGACCCAAAGCCAATGATTGGCTATCATGATTTGGAAACATACATCGATACACTGGAATCTTTGGCGGCTCATCCGGCAAAGACAATCATTTCCTCCCATTCAGGAATTGTAAATAGAAAAACAATCAGCGAGAATATCAAATACATACGCATGTTTGCCAGCAAGGCCACTGCAGACCTGCCGGACAAGGAAAAAAATGACCCGGCCAGCAAATTATACATCATGCTGCTTTATGAAGACGCAATTCAGCAAACCCTGGGGGACGCCTTCGATTACCAGTCTTTCCAGCGTGAACTCTGGGGTTCTCTGGATTTAAATTATCTGGATACCACAAGCAAACGCCTAAAATCTATCAGTTATGACGAACTTAAATCTGCCCTGGAAAGCTATCTGGTTCAGTATTGATTGCTCCCGTCCACTCACAAAAGAATCCGTGTCACTTCAGAAGTGACACGGATTTTATTATAACCGGATAAAAACAATAATTAAGATTATGATTGCAACAACTATATATGCGTAAAGCAGCTTCCGGGAGCCAAATGAAATTGCAGTTGCCACCGCCTCTTTCTCGTCAACCTCTGCTACTCGATCGTCATGGTAGAAAGTTTGCTCCAGTTCCTCTCGGGATTTTGTTTCCTTATTGTCAATCACATAAATCCCCTCCTTAGGCAAAGGGTACCATAATCACAAACGGTTACAAGACAATCCTGACTCTAATGAATGGCATAATCATAAGACAACAATGCCTAGGCAAATCAGCCCGACTGCGTTTTCAGCTGTACGCGTTTAGAATCAGGATAATACAAAGGATGAGCGCCGCAAAGTAGAGTAGCGCTTTGAGCACAGTGATAACGGTAAATTTATACTCCTCATCGAAACCGGCATCCGCCCGGGAGTGAAAGGAATCTATTGGTTTTGAATCGTTTCGATGCTGTTTCACTGGCTACCCCCCCTCGCTATTATTTTATCAGCTTGACAGAAAATGTTCAATTATGCGCAGAAGTAACGCTGCAGCTGGCTATACATAAAGGAAATTAATCACAAATGTAGAATATTAGCATAGCGTAATTTCTGATTGGAGGATGAGCATGCCCAACGTCAGTATCCCTAATTTCCCAACAGGGCCTTCGGTCTTGTCCCAAATCCCCCAGGCGCACGACGGTATTCACATCCTTTATACCTATTCCAACCCGCAACTATATCTGCACAACATGTATAATTTTATAATCAATGGACTGAAATTAAACCAGGAAATCATCCTGGTGGAAAACTCACAGAACTATCAACAGATTCGTGCAAGGCTCCGGGAAGCAAGCTGTGTTAACCCAGAATCCAACTTACACTTTCTCGATAATGACATCTTTTATCTGCATCCTCCCGACCCCGTGTACAAGCTGGATAAAATTACACAATCATATTCCAAACGCGGACTTTCTTTTAGAGTCTGGGGCAATGTCCTCTGGCGGGAATGCGAAATCAATTTACCAAGCTATGAGGTCGGTGTGGATGAAATATCCGCCGGCCGCAGTGCAATAACTGTTTGCGCCTATGATGGAAGCAAGCTTTCCGCTGTCACTCAGCTGGCATTGATGAAAAGCCACCGTTTCGTGACCACCGACAACGAACTGGCAGCTTCCAATGTCTACTTCGGTAATGTGCAGCCCAAATTAAATCTTGTTGATATAAAAGATGGTCTGGATCAAACCATCGCCGAATATCAAGATGCAACTGAAGAATACAACCGCATGGAGCAATTAGAGATTATCTCCCAAACCGCATTCCGCATTACCCACGAAATCCGCAATCCACTTACAGTTGTCAAAGGTTATATCCAGCTGTTGCAAAACAAAAAGGATTATCATAAGGACAGGCGGGTGTTTGACACCATCATTGGCGAAATTGACCGGGCCAACTCAATTCTATCTGACTTCCTAACCCTGGGACGTCCCCGGGAGGTAAATCTAAAGATGTATAACCTGAACGCAGTCCTCTCAGAAATCCTGCCGGTTGCCAAGGCAGCGATTGCCCGGGCCAACTGCACCCTGGCCTACAATCTCGCCCCCCTCCCCGATACACGCCTGGATAACCACCAGATTCGCCAGGTTGTCTGGAACCTGATTAAGAACAGCATCGAGGCAATGCCGGATAGCGGCCAGATCAACATTCAGACTTTTACCAAGGAAAATTTAGTAGTCATGGCAATCAGTGACCAGGGCCCCGGCATCCCGGAAGAAGTGTTGGGCAAATTGGGAACCCCATTTTGCACCACCAAGAAAAAGGGCACCGGTCTTGGGTTGGCCATCTGCTATAGTATCGTCAAAGCCCACCAAGGAAAGCTTGAGGTTCAGACATCACCCAAGGGAACTACATTTTATATATTCTTACCTGTGGAAACCAATTAAGCCTATAAATAAACCCGTGTCAGCAAAAAGCAGACACGGGTTTGCTTATTGTAGTTGCTTTAACGCCGTCACCAAGCGATCCAGCTCCTGCTTTAGGGTGAAGTAACCGATACTGACCCGAAACAATTGCTCGTTAAGATAACGCGGACAGATGCTCTGCTTTGCCAGTTCCTCGCAGGCTTCGACAGCATTGACTCCCCGAATGCTGAACGCCACCAGGCCGGCGCTCTCCTCAGACGTGGCTGCTCCCACCACCTCTGCCCCCTCAATCTCTTGGAGCCGTTCCCGCAAGTATTTGACCAGGTTCAACACCCGAGCGCGGATATTTTCAATCCCGATATCATTCACATAATCGATGGCCGCGCCCAGACCGAGGATTGCCGACCAGTCCCGGGTCGCGAACTCATAGCGCCTCGCCCCAGGTGGTGGCATAAATGAACCATCCTCTGTGTATTCCATGCCCTTCCCCGCCACATCGCCAACCCAGCTGGGACGCAATTGCTCAAGTTTGTCTCCCCTGACAAACAAGGCGCCGGTTCCTGCCGGGCCCAACAGCCATTTGTGGCCGTTCAGAGCGTAGAAATCGCAAGCCAAATTCGCCAGGTCCACCGGCAATTGTCCGACGGCATGGGCGCCATCCAAAAGCACCAACGCCCCGGCGTCCTTGGCCAGGCGGCAGATCTCCGCCACCGGCAAAATCTGGCCGCTGCCACTGATTACATGACTTACGGCCACCAACCGGGTCCAGGGGGAGAGCATACTCCTGAACTGAGTCAACATCGCATCTTTATCCGCCTGCACTGGCAGAATTCGCAGGCGGATGCCGAATCGCTCCCTGTTGTGGAGCCAGACCGCCGAATTGGCGGGATGCTCCAAATCGGTGATAATCACCTCGTCACCTGGCTGCCAGTCTATGCCCCAGGCCACGATGTTAATCCCTTCGGTGGCGTTGGCGGTAAACGCCAGTTCAGCCGCCGAGCAGTTTAACAGCCGGGCCAACTGCTCCCGGACCACATCGATCTTCTGCTCCCGCATCTCCTCGTAATGCCGGGGCAAGCCGGCGCCGCGCAAATGCCACTGCCGATAGGCCTCAAACCAGGCCGCCATCACCGGTTCCGGAGTCGGGCATAGGGAACCGGCGTTTAAAAACACATATCTGTCCAGCACCGGCAAATCCCGGCGCACTTCTTCAACTGTCTTCACGACCACACCTCCCGATTAGACTCTGCCCTTATTATTCGCGACTGGCTGAGCGAGAACCTGCAAAAAAAGCGCTGAACCAGGATTCAGCGCGACAACCAAGCAACCGCCAGTTGTCAAAAATATCAGTCTCCGGAAAGCGCCCAATTGTTTGTTACAAACTCAGGAATCTTGATGCCCAGAGCGTAACAAAAAGCAATAATCTGCCCGATATGCATAGATTCGTGACTGATAATTACTGCCAGGTGGTAAGGCAGCAGCCGGTCGGAACCAAACCAATTTACTGTATCCTGCGGGTTGGCCTTTTCCAGAGCAGCGGCCAGTTCATCATCAGCTTCCTGCATTCCTGCCAGCAGTTGCTCTTTGCTAAGCTTGCCATCCAGGTCAGCGTCAGCGGTATCATTAAAGTTCTCACTCCGCTGCTAATTGCCGCCACGTAATCTTTTTGCACAGCAATCATTTCCTGGAAATGCTTACGGAAGGTGTCCAAACCCTTGCGGGGCAGTTTACGGTTCAGGTCTTCATCACTCAACTCGTTGATGAAGGACTTGGTGCAACTTTTGGTGAACTCCCACTCTTGCAGCAGTGCTGCCAAAACTTTATCCATTTCATTTCCCCCTAATCAAAGAATGATAATTGCAGCTTCGCTGCTGACTAGTAATGGCCGCGCGAATAGCATCCATCTTGTACAACAAACCATAGCGCTCACATTCTTGTGTGAATGCTGCCCACAAGCTAACCTTATTCGGTGAAACACATTGATAGCTCTGACCAAAGGTCTGTATGTAGCGCTCTTTAACACCCGGGAACAGGCGGTCCAGCTGCTTATAAAAACGGGCACGCTGGTTTTGCCTCAGGGTAACGCCGAAAAACGGACTGACGAAACTGGCGCCGCTATCGGCTGCGCTCCGAACGATTGCCCGAACATTCTCCTCGCTGTCATTGATGAAGGACAGAATTGGCCACAAAAGGATACCGCAGAAAATACCCGCTTCAGCTATCTGCTTCAAGGCGACAAAGCGTTGGGAGCTGGGCGCCACAAACGGTTCAAGCTGCTTGCAAAGCCGATCGTCATGGGTGATGGTGAACTCCGCGACAACAGCTGCCTGGCGGTTGATTTCAGTGAGGATATCGAGATCCCGGGTGATCATTGTCGATTTGGTCAGCAAACTGGCGCCGTACCCCAACCTGTGAAACAATTCCAATGCTCCCCTGGTCAGCAATGCATCTTCTTCAAAGGGATTGTAGGGATCGCTCATGGCGCCGTTGGCAACGATGCCCTTGCGACGCTTGCTCCGCAGCTCTGCCTCCAGCAATTGCAAAGCGTTTTCCTTGGCACGCACCATATCAAAACTTTCCACCCGGTAGCATTCGCTCCGGGAATCACAGTAAATACAGCCATGACAGCACCCTTTATATAAATTAATGCTGTAATTACTGCCAAACCAGCTCATGCCATCAGACCAGGACGACAAAATCTGCTTCGCTTGGATTGTTCGCACAACCACCACCCCTAACACAAAGCAATTATATCAAGGCGAACAGGACAACAATCTGTCATATTTGAACGGAATTATAGATTTTACACGCTTCCCGCAATCTGTTTCCGACAATCACTCGAACATGGGCTGGCGCCAGAACTTCCACTGCCGGGCCGAAGGAAAGAATATAGCCGTACACCCATTCATCTTCCGGAAAAGTCACTGTCACCTGAAGCGTACCATCATCCACCCGCTCAATCTGGGATTCAGCAAAATCATCGTAAACACGGTAGGCCAGATTCGGCTGGAATTTCAGGCTCAAAGTAACCATTCGGGGGCGGGACGAATTTCCTTCCATGTCTGGAATTTCAACGAATTCCTTCTTGGGGAACTGCTCGTCCAACAGCGTCAAACCCTTGACCCTGGAGAGTCGAAAAAGCCTGTATTCGTTCCTCAAACGGCAATTGGCATATAAGTACCAGGCCTGGCCCTTGTATGCTAACTTTAAGGGCTCTGCCGTGCGCCAACTAGTCTCTCCGGCAGAATTAACGTACTCAAACCTAAGCACCTGCCTGCTGATGATCGCCCGCTTAATTGTAGTGAACTTTCCGGCTTCATTGGGATGGCTGCCCCAGGGTGTGAAATCCACTTGGGCCCATTCTTCCATTTCACCTTCGCCAAATAGCGTCCCCAACCTTTGCAGGGCCGCGTCGACCTCCGGCATTTTCGTCACCTGCAAAGTCTGGACAGCCAGAAGCAGGCCCTCCCTGTCCTCCGCAGAAAACAACGTTTTGCTCAGGGAATACTCGGGTAGCAAAGCAATGCCGCCACCTGTCCCCTGCTTCATGTAGACGGGGACCCCGGCCGCTGACAGGGCATCCACATCCCGATAAATGGTGCGCGTGGAGACCTGGAAGCGTTCTGCCAGCTCCCGGGCGGTGACCAGTTCCTTATTCAGAAGGATCATTGTAATTTCCAAAAGCCGGTTAATACGCATTTATCTCACCCCCAATCAGTATAACATTTAAACCGGACAGATGATTGTCATATTATCCTTGTTCCAGCCGGCCAAATTAAACCCGGCAGTAGTACGGTTTAACGCTTCACCAGCTCTCACTCCAGCCTTACCACTAGTTTACAAAGGCAAAAGACTGCCCCCAACCAGCGAAATGCTGATTTGAGACAGTCCTCTGAAAAGTTGGGGATGAGAATGGTGGCGTCTTAGAACAAGATATGCATAAAGATTGCTACAATCGGAATTGCAATAAGCGTTCTTTGGAGGAAGAGAATTATCAATTCCGTAACTTTCACAGGGATACCGGTGGCCAGCATTACTGTCGCGGTTTCAGAGAAGAAAATAATCTGAACCAAAGCTAATGTGACCACAAAGAACCGGGCGGCTTCAGCCAAACCATGCTCGGCCACTACCAATACCGGCAGATACATCTCGGCAATCCCAACAAGACTTGCCGACGCTACACGGGCCGCATCAGGTATTTGCAACAGTTCCAACAGTGGAATTAACGGTGTTCCCAACCACATGAAGAGAGGAGTATATTCGGCAATTATCAAACCGGTTGTGCCAACTGCAGCCAGAAAAGGAATGACTTTGGGCATCAGTTTTGCCCCATCCAACAGCCCGGCAATCAGTTTTCCGCCAATACTGCCGGCTTCATTGGCTTTAAAGACAGCCCGGTCCAAACCAAGCTTGAACAAACCTAGATTGAATCTGGTATCGCTTTTTCTTTCTTCCTCAGTCTGCACAGTTCCATCGTAATAAACATCTGGTTTCCGGGACAGGGGAGGAATCCTGGCCATGAAAATAGTGACCAGAAACGCGATGGCAAACGCAGAGAAGAAGATAGTGGTAAACATGGGCAATAGTCCGACGGTGCTGACAGAAAGGGCGGCGAAGCCCACACTAACGGCGCTGAAGCCGGTTGCAATT from Bacillota bacterium includes these protein-coding regions:
- a CDS encoding WYL domain-containing protein, giving the protein MSNLHRITWIDNQIRNERYPNCRQIAQQFEISLRQASRDVEYLRYSLGAPVAYSAKHNGYYYQGEPFALPAQFIPEETRDTLGYLAFQYRNREGAQARRLAELFSRLAGEAPVSEDNDIDIIDSCANETAVFKALKQAQHSQTKVKLIYVNAGNHRSTRVFCPYKIFSSKATAYVVGYCELREDFRTFRLERVREVVPTGERFQVKPDFDSNAYTGDFKFDREPFHAVVEFQWPPLALPGLQTERIAQRTLKIEFQTSTELLGALLGVRGWFQIQSPSWLRRNLHQRLQAILTANQIFAEVGHHMADRERYNRSNNRKEEDILSKQILSDVNMGMTWTMYIGAVEGALRRAGWWSGETYQLMGMTGIGFHFIIHKTVCPSSVTVYDWPNEHFAALDRIGVHSQCSQVYRDPRLNTFRQVQAEAIERIKESIDKGVPVVAWAPTGLLEFGLIYGYDDEEQVLFVKDCDDNADPVKYSNFGISEVPIMFYQTFGGRVEVDPEKTFRDSLEFAVGEWNKEQHTSPDYESGKKGYEALLATLKRGDFNEFGLTYVLAVYADAKENLAKYLRYVEAESVELQGLAEACKKYAELAEKFQAASSLVPFKGPGVADVEQENIPQVIELLAQCLELETRAMQTIEQVLAK
- a CDS encoding threonylcarbamoyl-AMP synthase — protein: MDFETKLLTESDIDVAAELIRRGECVAFPTETVYGLGANALDAAAVAKIYAAKGRPSDNPLIVHIHDVRQLQDLVSELPGAVERLTAVFWPGPLTLVLPKTPAVPVSVTGGLDTVAVRMPDHPLALAFLRAANLPVAAPSANISGKPSPTRASHVWHDLAGRIPAIIDGGETGWGVESTVLDCTCQPFRVLRPGAVTVEQLQAYVAVELDPDLEVQAPERPRSPGLKYKHYSPEAQVVLVTGSRVQERIQEELRRQQQAGVKTAVMAFTETQAEYGDVPILDLGSKQNLQQAASRIYHLLRKADHQGFELVFVEGVEDEDLGRTIMNRLAKAAGPNVIRT
- the lysA gene encoding diaminopimelate decarboxylase is translated as MFNNLFSSNEKGHLVIGGCDTVELAAQFGTPLYVLDENAIRENCRRYKQSLAQNYPDTMPAFAGKSFLTKAMCSLLAQEGMALDTVSGGEIYTALQAGFPAEKIIFHGNNKSEAEINLALDSGVGRLVVDSTAELHLLSQLATARDKAAAIYLRVNPAVTPDTHSYIQTGQVDSKFGFAIDDQIDEAVKLALSLPGLSLMGLHCHIGSQILDLTPFRKMAEAMVDLLNRVRQDAGVLLGELDLGGGLGIRYLPTDQPPAIEDYAQVITSALKESAAKYNLPLPKLLVEPGRSIVGPAGITLFTVGSEKEVTGVRKYVAVDGGMTTDLRPALYDARYHAFVANRVNEPATEKVTIAGKACESGDILIKDIELPKLHRGDILALLATGAYHYSMASNYNRFGRPAVVFVRDGDANLIVNRETYADLCSNDLLPAHLQTK
- a CDS encoding MBL fold metallo-hydrolase produces the protein MVFKIAKPAHARSSLWCAGLRIPLLQGLHYKYFPPGPDCVKMVTDVKTKERVKINTKNIGSRGVIFTLGDANDDLGEIAIYLIKGENRVYLCDTHLGPKSMEVVKEYLRENNLGEKQLVVFLTHSDWDHIWGACAFPDALIIGHDLCRKGILDRGKVELQRYADHQSGEIVLIPPQLTFSEQLRFLDDEVEFYYAPGHTADSAVCYDRKDAVLFVGDLVEDPKPMIGYHDLETYIDTLESLAAHPAKTIISSHSGIVNRKTISENIKYIRMFASKATADLPDKEKNDPASKLYIMLLYEDAIQQTLGDAFDYQSFQRELWGSLDLNYLDTTSKRLKSISYDELKSALESYLVQY
- a CDS encoding GHKL domain-containing protein, coding for MSMPNVSIPNFPTGPSVLSQIPQAHDGIHILYTYSNPQLYLHNMYNFIINGLKLNQEIILVENSQNYQQIRARLREASCVNPESNLHFLDNDIFYLHPPDPVYKLDKITQSYSKRGLSFRVWGNVLWRECEINLPSYEVGVDEISAGRSAITVCAYDGSKLSAVTQLALMKSHRFVTTDNELAASNVYFGNVQPKLNLVDIKDGLDQTIAEYQDATEEYNRMEQLEIISQTAFRITHEIRNPLTVVKGYIQLLQNKKDYHKDRRVFDTIIGEIDRANSILSDFLTLGRPREVNLKMYNLNAVLSEILPVAKAAIARANCTLAYNLAPLPDTRLDNHQIRQVVWNLIKNSIEAMPDSGQINIQTFTKENLVVMAISDQGPGIPEEVLGKLGTPFCTTKKKGTGLGLAICYSIVKAHQGKLEVQTSPKGTTFYIFLPVETN